The following coding sequences are from one Hyphomicrobiales bacterium window:
- a CDS encoding ROK family transcriptional regulator produces the protein MATPNLLRTINETRVLNLLFQRGPHSRADIARELQVTRSTASALVAGLVERGLLLETEETADVERIGRPGFVVKLNPGARTYIGVDIAVSELRIVALDMKANVIASLTVPYTDPATPDYVVGLVRPAVEKLLADNGLEFSAVEGLGVAIPGLVETDGVIVFAPILNWRNVDIKGMIEQAFDVPINLYFDNDANACAVSEGYRAQTGASGTLAYFLMDSGVGLGILHQGQVFRGQEGVAGEIGHARFFGGFSDDVDFAATPTFEDTVGREGVLRMCARHQVPATSIRDFVDLAQAGDPGARRVYEIWARCLAVGVANLCVILNPEEIVFGGKTAALFAIDPKRVHDETNRHLRFMFKTPVLRSSALGVLAASVGMASVMHRQSFAVSANTDGALSA, from the coding sequence ATGGCCACGCCCAACCTTCTGCGGACGATCAACGAGACCCGCGTTTTGAATCTGCTTTTCCAGCGCGGGCCGCATTCGCGCGCCGATATTGCCCGTGAACTTCAGGTCACCCGATCGACGGCCTCGGCGCTGGTGGCCGGTTTGGTGGAGCGCGGGCTGCTTCTGGAAACCGAAGAAACGGCCGATGTGGAGCGGATCGGTCGACCAGGCTTTGTGGTAAAGCTCAATCCTGGCGCGCGTACCTATATCGGCGTCGATATCGCGGTTTCGGAGCTGCGCATTGTCGCCTTGGACATGAAAGCCAACGTTATAGCCTCGCTGACGGTGCCTTACACCGATCCAGCAACGCCCGACTATGTCGTTGGCCTTGTGCGGCCGGCGGTCGAAAAATTGTTGGCCGACAACGGGTTGGAATTTTCAGCGGTCGAGGGGCTGGGTGTCGCCATTCCCGGTTTGGTGGAAACCGATGGCGTGATCGTGTTCGCGCCTATTCTCAATTGGCGCAACGTCGATATCAAAGGCATGATCGAGCAGGCCTTTGACGTCCCGATCAACCTATACTTCGACAATGACGCTAACGCCTGCGCGGTGTCTGAAGGCTATCGGGCGCAGACCGGCGCGTCAGGCACGCTGGCGTACTTTCTGATGGACAGCGGCGTTGGCCTGGGCATCCTGCATCAGGGGCAGGTCTTTCGCGGCCAAGAGGGGGTGGCCGGTGAGATCGGCCATGCGCGGTTCTTCGGCGGCTTCAGCGATGATGTGGATTTTGCGGCGACGCCGACCTTCGAGGATACGGTTGGCCGGGAAGGGGTGTTGCGCATGTGCGCCCGCCATCAGGTGCCTGCGACCTCGATCCGGGATTTTGTTGATCTGGCGCAGGCCGGCGACCCCGGCGCTCGACGGGTTTACGAGATCTGGGCGCGGTGTCTGGCGGTGGGTGTTGCCAACCTTTGCGTCATCCTCAATCCCGAAGAAATCGTGTTCGGCGGCAAGACTGCGGCTTTGTTTGCTATTGATCCAAAGCGGGTCCACGATGAGACCAATCGGCACCTGCGGTTTATGTTCAAGACGCCGGTTTTGCGCTCCAGCGCTTTGGGCGTGCTTGCCGCCAGCGTTGGTATGGCCAGCGTGATGCATCGGCAGAGTTTTGCGGTTTCAGCCAATACCGACGGCGCGCTAAGCGCCTGA
- a CDS encoding alpha/beta hydrolase, which translates to MMRSFDHDGLSLSFRDEGAGPVLLFQHGLGANADQPFEIMSDLDGFRRITLECRGHGGSHLGAAEDLSIATFADDLLALMDHLEIARAQVGGISMGAAITTRFAVLNPLRAQSLCIARPAWFDRAAPDNMAIFAVASAFLEAHGVEEGRAQFEASAPFKVLLEASPDNAASLLGQFDRADPLSTQLLLSRLAVDGPGISFADYHALRLPVQVIGHGLDAVHPWSMAQAIADAVPGAQLVEITAKSTSKERYLSEFSSSLQQFVSGVEASESATSNPVLGHQHG; encoded by the coding sequence ATGATGCGCAGCTTCGATCATGACGGGCTGTCGCTGTCCTTCCGCGATGAGGGGGCTGGCCCGGTGCTTCTCTTCCAGCACGGGCTCGGTGCAAACGCAGATCAACCCTTTGAAATTATGAGCGATCTCGATGGCTTCCGGCGCATCACACTGGAGTGTCGAGGACATGGCGGCAGTCATCTCGGGGCTGCTGAGGACCTATCGATTGCCACCTTTGCCGACGACCTGTTGGCGCTGATGGACCATCTGGAAATTGCCCGCGCCCAGGTCGGTGGCATCTCCATGGGCGCAGCCATCACAACGCGGTTTGCAGTTCTCAATCCATTGCGCGCCCAGTCGCTATGCATCGCCCGCCCTGCCTGGTTCGATCGTGCGGCGCCAGACAACATGGCGATCTTTGCCGTCGCATCAGCCTTTCTTGAAGCTCATGGGGTTGAAGAGGGCCGGGCGCAATTCGAAGCCTCAGCACCTTTCAAAGTACTCTTGGAGGCTTCGCCTGACAATGCGGCGTCTCTTCTCGGTCAGTTTGACCGGGCCGATCCGCTGTCGACGCAATTGCTGCTTTCGCGGTTGGCCGTTGATGGCCCCGGTATCTCGTTTGCCGATTATCACGCGCTGCGCTTGCCGGTGCAGGTGATCGGCCATGGGCTTGATGCGGTTCATCCCTGGTCGATGGCGCAAGCAATTGCCGATGCCGTTCCAGGCGCGCAGCTTGTTGAAATCACGGCAAAAAGCACCAGCAAAGAGCGGTATTTGAGCGAGTTTTCATCGTCGCTGCAACAGTTTGTATCAGGCGTTGAGGCCTCGGAAAGTGCCACCTCCAACCCGGTGTTGGGGCACCAGCATGGCTAG
- a CDS encoding sugar ABC transporter permease encodes MQRLLARLMPVAVLSPTIILTTIFIYGFILFSVILSFTGSRMFPRFNFVGFDQYTRLFANPRWEVAVENMLIFGILYILLSTLIGLTLAILLDQKIRNEGVLRTIYLYPMAISFIVTGVIWQWILNPGLGIQTFMRNLGFENFTFDWLVQNDLAIYCVVIAGVWQVSGYIMALFLAGLRGINTDIVNAAKIDGAKTWQTYRYVILPELRPMFLTAFVVQAHLAIKSYDLVVALTKGGPGFATELPSTFMYSTTFTRNEMGLGAASAVIMLCTIAAVVVPYLYSEIRNERRSA; translated from the coding sequence ATGCAGCGCCTTCTCGCCCGCCTCATGCCTGTTGCGGTGTTGTCGCCGACGATCATTCTGACAACGATCTTTATCTACGGGTTCATCCTTTTCTCGGTGATCTTGTCGTTCACCGGATCGCGCATGTTCCCGCGCTTCAACTTTGTCGGCTTTGATCAGTACACCCGCCTGTTCGCCAATCCACGTTGGGAGGTGGCAGTGGAGAATATGCTGATCTTCGGCATTCTCTACATCTTGCTCTCAACGCTCATCGGTCTGACGCTGGCGATTTTGCTTGACCAGAAAATACGCAATGAAGGCGTGCTGCGCACGATCTACCTCTACCCGATGGCCATCTCGTTCATCGTCACCGGCGTGATCTGGCAGTGGATCCTCAACCCTGGCCTCGGCATCCAAACGTTTATGCGCAATTTGGGGTTTGAGAATTTCACCTTCGATTGGCTCGTCCAGAATGATTTGGCCATTTACTGCGTTGTTATTGCAGGGGTTTGGCAGGTTTCCGGATACATCATGGCGCTGTTCCTCGCCGGGCTGCGCGGCATCAATACCGATATCGTGAACGCCGCCAAGATCGATGGTGCAAAGACATGGCAGACCTATCGCTATGTGATCCTGCCGGAGCTGCGGCCCATGTTCCTGACAGCTTTTGTTGTCCAGGCGCATCTAGCGATTAAGAGCTACGATCTGGTGGTCGCTCTTACGAAGGGCGGACCGGGGTTTGCCACCGAGCTGCCCTCGACCTTCATGTATTCCACCACCTTCACCCGCAATGAGATGGGGCTTGGTGCGGCCAGCGCCGTGATCATGCTCTGCACCATTGCCGCGGTCGTTGTCCCCTACCTTTACTCGGAGATTCGCAATGAGCGTCGCAGCGCTTGA
- a CDS encoding carbohydrate ABC transporter permease, producing MSVAALEPSSVADDKVDWGARFSRIAVYGVLIFAALVFLVPLMSMVFTSLKDMDEIRGGNLLAPPADLTVAPWLKAWSEACISVQCDGLAPYFINSLLIVVPAVLISVALGALNGYVLTMWRFPGADWVFGALLFGCFIPFQIVLIPMARMLGIMGIAGSIPGVVFVHVVYGIGFTTLFFRNYYASVPKELVKAASVDGAGFWGTWWHILMPISWPIVTVAVIWQFTGVWNDFLFGVSFSSGNSQPVTVALNNLVNTSTGVKEYNVDMAGAMISAFPTLFVYIVAGRFFLRGLMSGAVKG from the coding sequence ATGAGCGTCGCAGCGCTTGAGCCGTCGTCCGTCGCGGACGACAAGGTGGACTGGGGTGCACGGTTTAGCCGGATCGCGGTCTATGGAGTTTTGATCTTCGCGGCGCTGGTGTTCCTGGTGCCGTTGATGTCGATGGTCTTCACCAGCCTAAAGGACATGGACGAAATCCGGGGGGGAAATCTGCTGGCGCCACCGGCTGATCTGACTGTTGCCCCATGGCTGAAGGCGTGGAGCGAGGCTTGCATCTCTGTTCAATGCGATGGGTTGGCGCCCTATTTCATCAACTCTTTGCTGATCGTTGTGCCGGCTGTTCTGATCTCCGTCGCGCTGGGTGCGCTCAACGGTTACGTGCTTACCATGTGGCGCTTTCCGGGTGCCGACTGGGTATTTGGTGCGCTGCTTTTCGGTTGCTTCATTCCCTTCCAGATCGTGCTCATCCCGATGGCGCGCATGCTTGGGATCATGGGCATAGCCGGGTCGATACCCGGCGTTGTGTTCGTCCACGTGGTCTATGGCATTGGCTTCACGACGCTGTTTTTCCGGAACTACTACGCCTCGGTTCCCAAGGAGCTTGTGAAAGCGGCAAGCGTTGATGGCGCTGGCTTTTGGGGCACCTGGTGGCACATCTTGATGCCGATCTCCTGGCCCATCGTGACCGTTGCCGTGATCTGGCAGTTCACCGGCGTTTGGAACGACTTCCTGTTTGGCGTGTCGTTCTCCTCCGGCAACAGCCAGCCGGTGACCGTGGCGCTGAACAATCTGGTGAACACCTCCACCGGCGTCAAAGAATACAATGTGGATATGGCGGGCGCGATGATCTCCGCTTTTCCAACTCTCTTCGTTTACATCGTGGCGGGGCGCTTCTTCCTGCGCGGCCTGATGTCTGGCGCCGTCAAAGGCTAG
- a CDS encoding metal ABC transporter substrate-binding protein has protein sequence MDQPGAARTASTDLSQTQPSHLPQVRKSRVRKSTAFFTTVFGIAVALLYTTSYVQADERLKVVTTFTVLADMAQNVAGDAADVVSVTRPGAEIHGYQPTPGDIRRALDADLILWNGLNLELWFEQFLDNLGEVPSATLTEGIDPIAIASGSYEGQTNPHAWMGLENALIYVDNIQRALSDADPANADIYAANATAYKGQIEETIAPLREAVLTIPEDQRWLVTCEGAFSYLARDFEMSELYLWPMNADAVGTPQQVRRVIDTVRAEDIPVVFCESTVNTDPAQQVARETGVAYGGVLYVDSLSEADGPVPTYLDLLTVTARTVAEGLTGNIN, from the coding sequence ATGGACCAGCCTGGTGCCGCCCGCACTGCATCGACCGATCTATCCCAGACCCAGCCCTCGCACCTGCCGCAGGTGCGCAAAAGTCGGGTGCGTAAGAGCACCGCGTTTTTCACGACCGTGTTCGGCATCGCTGTGGCGCTGCTTTACACCACCAGTTATGTCCAGGCCGATGAAAGGCTGAAGGTCGTGACGACCTTCACGGTGTTGGCTGACATGGCACAAAACGTCGCCGGTGACGCCGCTGATGTCGTCTCAGTGACCCGTCCTGGCGCCGAGATTCACGGCTATCAGCCGACGCCGGGCGACATTCGCCGCGCACTCGATGCCGACCTCATCTTGTGGAACGGTCTCAATCTGGAGCTGTGGTTCGAACAGTTTCTGGACAATCTCGGCGAGGTCCCCTCGGCAACGCTGACCGAAGGCATTGACCCGATTGCCATCGCGTCCGGCTCCTATGAAGGCCAGACCAATCCCCATGCCTGGATGGGCTTGGAAAACGCGCTGATCTATGTCGATAACATCCAGCGCGCCTTAAGCGACGCCGATCCGGCCAACGCGGACATCTACGCCGCCAATGCCACGGCCTACAAAGGTCAGATCGAGGAAACGATTGCGCCGCTGCGCGAAGCAGTGCTCACCATTCCCGAAGACCAACGCTGGCTGGTGACCTGCGAAGGCGCTTTCTCCTATCTTGCCCGCGACTTTGAAATGAGCGAGCTCTATCTCTGGCCCATGAACGCCGATGCCGTCGGCACACCGCAACAGGTGCGCCGCGTGATCGACACGGTGCGGGCCGAAGACATCCCGGTCGTCTTCTGCGAAAGCACGGTCAACACTGATCCTGCTCAACAAGTCGCCCGCGAAACCGGTGTGGCCTATGGCGGCGTGCTTTACGTCGACAGCCTGTCGGAAGCCGACGGCCCTGTCCCAACCTATCTTGATCTTCTCACCGTCACGGCGCGCACGGTGGCTGAAGGCCTCACAGGGAACATCAATTGA
- a CDS encoding sugar phosphate isomerase/epimerase produces MQIGIFAKTFPGSDPDTVLAAVNAAGFVATQYNWSCSGLASVPDEIPTRLEQNVLVATKTHDLDMVAVSGTVNLIHPDLEVRQSGIDNLKTVIRSAPAIGAPVVTLCTGSRNAEDQWADHADNHSEEAWADLLTAIEQLVPVAEEAGLKLGVEPELANVINSAEAAKRLIDELQSDALTIVFDPANLFEIASLDEQQHIVAEGLERLAGYIGMAHAKDRTEDGDFTAAGQGVLDYPFFLGRLRDVGFDGPLVTHGLSADEAPGVATFLKEQLA; encoded by the coding sequence ATGCAGATCGGGATCTTCGCCAAGACGTTCCCCGGCAGCGATCCTGATACGGTTCTGGCTGCGGTCAACGCGGCCGGTTTTGTCGCGACTCAATACAATTGGTCGTGCTCTGGTCTGGCCTCTGTTCCAGACGAAATCCCAACTCGTCTGGAACAAAATGTCTTAGTCGCGACAAAGACTCACGATCTCGACATGGTTGCCGTGTCGGGCACGGTGAACCTCATCCACCCGGATTTGGAGGTGCGCCAGAGCGGCATCGACAATCTCAAAACCGTGATCCGCTCTGCCCCGGCCATCGGCGCGCCGGTGGTGACGCTCTGCACCGGGTCACGCAATGCGGAGGATCAGTGGGCCGATCATGCCGACAATCACAGCGAGGAGGCCTGGGCTGATCTTCTCACCGCCATTGAGCAGCTTGTGCCGGTCGCTGAAGAAGCTGGCCTCAAGCTAGGCGTCGAGCCAGAATTGGCCAATGTTATCAACAGCGCCGAGGCCGCCAAGCGGCTTATCGATGAGCTTCAAAGTGACGCGCTTACCATCGTCTTTGATCCTGCCAATTTGTTTGAAATCGCCTCGCTGGACGAGCAGCAGCACATCGTCGCCGAAGGCTTGGAACGGCTCGCAGGCTACATCGGCATGGCCCATGCCAAAGACCGCACCGAGGATGGCGATTTCACTGCCGCGGGGCAGGGGGTTCTGGATTACCCGTTCTTTCTAGGTCGTTTGCGGGACGTTGGCTTCGATGGGCCGCTGGTCACCCATGGGTTGTCGGCGGACGAAGCACCAGGGGTTGCCACGTTCCTGAAGGAGCAATTGGCATGA
- a CDS encoding Gfo/Idh/MocA family oxidoreductase: protein MSDQSPFRIGVLGAGPIAQFGHFEACAKASNAELYAICDVAEDLAERMAVTHDAGQVFTDYDAMLADPDLDGVIIATSDPFHVPMSIKALEAGKAVLSEKPLGISVEDVLELEAAVERTGGYLQVGHMKRFDPGIEAAKTFIDEKLGEVLALKAWYCDSTHRYTNTDAVQPLPVRSANAKKPAGDPKADKQSYFMLAHGSHLVDLMRHLAGEITSVSARLSEKFGAYCWFVDVEFANGTLGHMDLTVAVRMDWHEGFQMYGEHGAILAKTYNPWYYRSSEVDIFDEPTASTTRVLGADGHFFRRQVEGFARGARGEKTQAADIVDGVQSVKVMAAIRQSVASGQPVDVASASGAV, encoded by the coding sequence ATGAGCGATCAATCCCCCTTCCGGATCGGTGTTCTCGGCGCCGGGCCGATCGCCCAGTTCGGCCATTTTGAGGCCTGCGCCAAAGCCAGCAACGCCGAGCTTTACGCGATCTGCGACGTGGCCGAGGACCTTGCCGAGCGTATGGCGGTGACCCACGACGCGGGCCAAGTGTTCACCGACTACGATGCGATGCTCGCTGATCCGGATCTGGATGGCGTGATTATCGCGACGTCTGATCCGTTCCATGTGCCGATGTCGATCAAGGCGCTCGAAGCGGGCAAGGCGGTCCTCAGCGAAAAGCCTCTCGGCATCAGCGTGGAAGACGTGTTGGAGCTCGAAGCGGCTGTTGAGCGGACGGGCGGCTATTTGCAAGTCGGCCACATGAAGCGTTTTGATCCTGGGATCGAGGCGGCCAAGACCTTCATCGACGAGAAGTTGGGAGAGGTTCTGGCGCTGAAGGCCTGGTACTGCGACTCGACCCACCGCTACACCAACACCGACGCGGTGCAGCCGCTACCGGTGCGTTCGGCCAACGCCAAGAAACCGGCAGGCGATCCCAAGGCCGACAAGCAGAGCTATTTCATGCTCGCGCACGGGTCGCATCTTGTTGATTTGATGCGTCATTTGGCTGGTGAGATCACCAGCGTTTCAGCGCGACTGTCGGAAAAGTTCGGCGCCTATTGCTGGTTTGTCGATGTGGAGTTTGCCAATGGCACGCTAGGTCATATGGACCTCACCGTGGCCGTGCGCATGGACTGGCACGAGGGCTTCCAGATGTATGGCGAGCACGGCGCCATTCTCGCGAAAACCTATAACCCTTGGTACTACCGCTCCTCCGAAGTCGATATTTTCGATGAACCGACCGCCAGCACCACACGCGTGCTTGGGGCCGATGGACACTTTTTCCGCCGCCAGGTGGAAGGGTTTGCGCGGGGCGCGCGTGGGGAAAAAACGCAAGCCGCTGACATTGTTGATGGCGTGCAAAGCGTGAAGGTTATGGCAGCGATCCGCCAGTCGGTGGCAAGCGGTCAACCGGTCGATGTGGCCAGCGCGAGCGGAGCGGTCTGA
- the ugpC gene encoding sn-glycerol-3-phosphate ABC transporter ATP-binding protein UgpC encodes MTTLAVQDIKKNFGPTEVLKDIDMEIGTGDFLVLVGPSGCGKSTLLNIIAGLENQTSGKVVIAGRDVSNLQPKERDIAMVFQSYALYPSMTVERNIGFSLEMAGVDKAKRMERIREVAELLKITDLLNRRPSQLSGGQRQRVAMGRALVREPQVFLFDEPLSNLDAKLRVDMRVEIKKLHQRLGATIVYVTHDQIEAMTMATKIAVMKGGIIQQFGAPKDIYDRPSNTFVATFMGSPAMNLLTGTIKKDGAGWVIDHGTEKVAVPRHVDVSGLREGQDVLLGIRPEGVHLASEVAHDNRIDQGWEFERTVDVTEPTGPATLALFEVDGTEFHASLSGDADVEAGKSYRFKADLSKALLFDALSEQRIAHVDETRAPEETQAA; translated from the coding sequence ATGACCACGCTTGCTGTTCAGGACATCAAGAAAAACTTTGGCCCGACGGAGGTGCTCAAAGACATCGACATGGAGATCGGCACCGGCGATTTTTTGGTGCTGGTCGGCCCATCGGGCTGCGGCAAGTCCACACTGCTCAACATCATTGCCGGGTTGGAAAACCAAACCTCCGGCAAAGTGGTGATTGCCGGGCGCGATGTTTCCAATTTGCAGCCCAAGGAGAGGGACATTGCGATGGTGTTCCAGTCCTATGCGCTCTACCCCTCGATGACTGTCGAACGGAACATCGGCTTCTCGCTGGAAATGGCCGGCGTCGACAAAGCCAAGCGGATGGAGCGCATCCGAGAAGTCGCCGAGCTTTTGAAAATCACCGACCTGTTAAACCGTCGCCCGAGCCAGCTTTCCGGCGGTCAGCGTCAGCGCGTTGCCATGGGCCGCGCTTTGGTGCGCGAGCCGCAAGTGTTTCTGTTCGACGAGCCACTATCGAATTTGGACGCCAAGCTGCGCGTGGACATGCGTGTTGAGATCAAAAAACTGCACCAACGCCTTGGCGCGACGATCGTTTATGTGACCCACGATCAGATCGAAGCCATGACGATGGCGACAAAAATCGCCGTCATGAAGGGCGGTATTATCCAACAATTTGGTGCGCCCAAGGATATCTATGACCGCCCGTCCAACACGTTTGTTGCAACCTTTATGGGTTCGCCGGCGATGAACCTTCTCACCGGCACCATCAAGAAGGATGGTGCTGGTTGGGTTATAGATCACGGAACAGAGAAGGTAGCCGTGCCGCGCCATGTGGATGTTTCTGGCTTGCGCGAAGGCCAGGACGTTCTACTTGGCATCCGTCCTGAAGGGGTGCATTTGGCATCAGAAGTCGCGCACGACAACCGTATCGATCAGGGCTGGGAATTCGAGCGCACTGTTGATGTCACCGAACCAACGGGTCCGGCAACACTCGCCCTCTTTGAGGTTGATGGCACCGAGTTTCACGCATCGCTTTCCGGCGATGCAGACGTGGAAGCAGGTAAGAGCTACCGGTTCAAAGCCGATCTTTCCAAAGCCCTTTTGTTCGACGCGTTGAGTGAACAACGCATTGCGCATGTGGACGAAACACGTGCGCCAGAAGAGACGCAAGCGGCCTAG
- a CDS encoding manganese/iron ABC transporter ATP-binding protein: MTAARPDTKGVEASRVTVTYRNGVTALHDASFEVPTHTITALVGVNGAGKSTLFKALMGFLPLDGGTISILGQSVAEALKKGLVAYVPQAEEVDWSFPVLVEDVVMMGRYGHMNMLRIPSKNDHQAVNSALARVGMEEYRHRQIGELSGGQRKRVFLARALAQNGQVILLDEPFTGVDVQTEEAIITLMKELRDEGRVMLVSTHNLGSVPEFCDRVVLIKGTVLCYGPTETTFTHDNLSNAFGGVLRHFVLGGDDLHDDDDARQVTILTDDERPVVIYDDKTRTNTPQPESENDIGEEKPS, translated from the coding sequence ATCACCGCGGCTCGCCCCGACACCAAAGGGGTGGAGGCGAGCCGCGTTACCGTGACCTACCGCAATGGCGTGACCGCCTTGCACGACGCCTCGTTCGAGGTTCCAACCCACACGATCACAGCACTTGTCGGCGTCAACGGCGCCGGCAAGTCCACCCTCTTTAAGGCCCTGATGGGCTTTTTGCCACTTGATGGCGGCACCATTTCCATACTCGGCCAATCGGTTGCGGAGGCCCTGAAGAAAGGGTTGGTGGCGTATGTTCCGCAGGCCGAAGAGGTCGATTGGAGTTTCCCGGTTCTTGTAGAAGATGTGGTGATGATGGGCCGCTATGGCCACATGAACATGCTGCGCATTCCCAGCAAGAACGATCATCAAGCGGTGAACAGCGCCCTCGCCCGCGTCGGCATGGAAGAGTATCGTCACCGCCAGATCGGCGAGCTTTCCGGCGGCCAACGCAAGCGCGTTTTCCTTGCCCGTGCTCTCGCCCAAAACGGCCAAGTGATCCTACTCGATGAACCCTTCACCGGCGTCGATGTGCAGACAGAGGAAGCGATCATCACGCTGATGAAAGAGCTGCGCGATGAGGGCCGTGTGATGCTGGTTTCCACCCACAATCTCGGCTCGGTGCCGGAGTTTTGCGACCGCGTGGTCCTGATCAAGGGCACGGTGCTTTGCTACGGGCCGACGGAAACCACCTTCACCCACGACAATCTGTCCAACGCTTTTGGCGGCGTGCTACGCCACTTCGTACTAGGCGGCGATGATCTGCACGATGACGACGATGCCCGCCAAGTGACCATCCTCACCGATGATGAGCGCCCGGTCGTCATTTACGACGACAAGACCCGCACCAACACGCCGCAGCCAGAATCAGAAAATGACATCGGCGAAGAGAAGCCATCATGA
- a CDS encoding carbohydrate ABC transporter substrate-binding protein, protein MKKLLASSVCVAALAVGATAPAQAEGVEVLHWWTSGGEAAAVQVLKDSLEAEGYSWEDMAVAGGGGDAARTTLRARVVAGDPPTAAQLLGMQVTEWAQEGFLGNLNDVADAGGWNDVVPAAIQQFGTYDGEWVAAPVNVHRPNWLWMNREVFESNNLDVPTTWDEFNAVAEQLQDLGIIPLAHGGQPWQDATIFDDVVLGIGGPDFYQAAIIDLDEDALSSDTMVAVFDQMRTIRGFVDDNMSGRDWNLASAMVVRGEAAMQLMGDWAKGEFIAAGLTPGDEIMCTTAPGTEGAFLFNTDFFAMFDVDAADAEAQQALAAGILDPGFQEAFNLVKGSIPARTDVSPDNFDACGQQSISDMAAAAEAGTLMGSMAHGHAQPSSIQGAMVDTVTQHFNSDMSSQEAVEALVTAINAAR, encoded by the coding sequence ATGAAAAAATTGCTCGCATCGTCCGTATGCGTGGCCGCACTTGCGGTTGGCGCAACCGCTCCGGCTCAGGCTGAGGGCGTGGAGGTTTTGCACTGGTGGACGTCCGGTGGTGAAGCTGCCGCCGTGCAGGTTCTCAAAGACTCGCTCGAAGCCGAAGGCTATTCGTGGGAAGACATGGCCGTGGCCGGCGGCGGCGGTGACGCTGCCCGCACCACACTGCGTGCTCGCGTTGTCGCTGGTGATCCGCCGACCGCTGCTCAGTTGCTTGGCATGCAGGTTACCGAATGGGCGCAGGAAGGTTTCCTCGGCAACCTCAACGATGTCGCCGATGCCGGTGGCTGGAATGATGTTGTGCCCGCCGCGATCCAGCAGTTCGGCACTTATGACGGTGAGTGGGTAGCCGCTCCGGTGAACGTGCACCGCCCGAACTGGTTGTGGATGAACCGCGAAGTGTTCGAATCCAACAATCTGGACGTTCCGACCACTTGGGATGAGTTCAACGCTGTGGCTGAACAGCTGCAGGATCTGGGGATCATCCCGTTGGCGCACGGCGGTCAGCCTTGGCAGGACGCAACCATCTTTGATGATGTCGTGCTTGGCATTGGCGGCCCTGACTTCTACCAGGCCGCGATCATCGATCTGGATGAAGATGCGCTGTCTTCGGACACCATGGTTGCCGTCTTCGACCAGATGCGCACCATTCGCGGGTTCGTGGATGACAACATGTCCGGGCGTGACTGGAACCTTGCCAGTGCCATGGTTGTGCGCGGTGAAGCCGCAATGCAGCTGATGGGCGACTGGGCAAAAGGTGAGTTCATTGCTGCTGGTCTGACACCGGGCGATGAAATCATGTGCACCACGGCACCGGGCACTGAAGGTGCGTTCCTCTTCAACACCGACTTCTTCGCGATGTTCGATGTTGACGCGGCCGATGCTGAAGCGCAGCAGGCACTTGCTGCCGGTATCCTTGATCCAGGCTTCCAGGAAGCCTTCAACCTGGTGAAGGGTTCGATCCCGGCACGCACCGATGTCTCTCCTGACAACTTCGATGCTTGTGGCCAGCAGTCGATCTCCGACATGGCGGCCGCCGCTGAAGCGGGAACGCTGATGGGCTCGATGGCCCATGGTCACGCGCAGCCAAGCTCGATCCAGGGCGCTATGGTTGACACCGTCACCCAGCACTTCAACTCCGACATGTCTTCCCAGGAAGCTGTCGAAGCGCTGGTAACCGCGATCAACGCTGCGCGCTAA